In Posidoniimonas polymericola, one genomic interval encodes:
- a CDS encoding ECF-type sigma factor — protein sequence MGDATVNHIGGLQDGDENSLAWLCENFLPSVEAYSRRKIGKFRKVADEEDIAAQAIYIFWQGIRDGRFTDVETRDDLRKILCGIAFRTAQGHVRQQKAQKRGGADLRGESMFARQRDAGGPGLDGFSGAETQAADSMNAVLSQCEDLLKSLDELDRKIAILKFEGHSHAEIAKELDYSTGHIERRVSKIKQVWLERETYFRARGE from the coding sequence ATGGGAGACGCGACGGTCAATCACATCGGGGGCCTGCAGGACGGCGACGAGAACTCGCTCGCCTGGCTGTGTGAGAACTTCCTCCCCTCGGTCGAGGCCTACAGCCGCCGCAAGATCGGCAAGTTCCGCAAGGTAGCCGACGAGGAGGACATCGCCGCGCAGGCGATCTACATCTTCTGGCAAGGGATCCGCGACGGCCGCTTCACCGACGTCGAGACCCGCGACGACCTCCGCAAGATCCTCTGCGGCATCGCGTTCCGCACCGCCCAGGGCCACGTCCGGCAGCAGAAGGCGCAGAAGCGGGGCGGCGCCGACCTCCGCGGCGAGTCGATGTTCGCCCGCCAACGCGACGCCGGCGGCCCGGGCCTGGACGGCTTCTCTGGGGCCGAAACCCAGGCGGCCGACTCGATGAACGCCGTGCTGAGCCAGTGCGAGGACCTGCTCAAGTCGCTCGACGAGCTGGACCGCAAGATCGCCATCCTCAAGTTCGAGGGGCACAGCCACGCCGAGATCGCCAAGGAGCTCGACTACTCGACCGGTCACATCGAGCGCCGCGTGTCGAAGATCAAACAGGTTTGGCTGGAGCGTGAAACCTACTTCCGAGCCCGCGGCGAGTAA
- a CDS encoding bile acid:sodium symporter family protein yields the protein MKPTSEPAASNVPQQAAHQPPPRVAVERVAQRVHDYFLGLLALCYALAIAAPRAGVWLRDLEFGAGSGVSVSQVLLALLLAIAGVGIDPTRVRESLLRPRLLGGALLAKLIVPVGVVTTIGWGSALLGGVLPAEMLLGLAIVAAMPAAASCPAWTQASAGDVALALGVVVGSTLLGPWAGQYWLPYFAAAAGGDPEVAHGIGRAVLGSYFLLWVLLPSAVGVGVRLVLGPQRTARLRPWIRLAGSGLLLLLIYAFASASLQIVEARSAGERLATAIMLAGVLCVAAFSTGWLIAKLAKASRPTTAALVYGVGMHNNGVALLLADTVLPQESTVFLPIICYALVQHVLAGVVDALFNRGNATNSDEAVSATGVPEQ from the coding sequence GTGAAACCTACTTCCGAGCCCGCGGCGAGTAACGTGCCGCAGCAAGCAGCCCATCAACCGCCGCCACGGGTCGCCGTCGAACGCGTCGCCCAGCGGGTCCACGACTACTTCCTGGGCCTGCTGGCGCTGTGCTACGCGCTGGCGATCGCCGCCCCCAGGGCGGGCGTCTGGCTGCGGGACCTGGAGTTCGGCGCTGGGAGCGGCGTATCGGTGTCGCAGGTGCTGCTCGCGCTGCTGCTGGCGATCGCCGGCGTGGGCATCGACCCAACGCGGGTGCGGGAGTCGCTGCTGCGGCCGCGGCTGCTGGGCGGGGCGCTGCTGGCCAAGCTGATCGTTCCGGTCGGCGTCGTGACGACGATCGGCTGGGGGTCGGCGCTGCTCGGCGGCGTGCTGCCGGCCGAGATGCTGCTCGGACTGGCGATTGTGGCCGCCATGCCGGCCGCCGCCAGCTGCCCGGCGTGGACTCAGGCCTCGGCCGGCGACGTGGCGCTCGCCCTGGGCGTGGTGGTCGGCTCAACGCTGCTGGGCCCGTGGGCGGGGCAGTACTGGCTGCCGTACTTCGCCGCCGCGGCCGGCGGCGATCCCGAAGTCGCCCACGGCATCGGTCGGGCGGTGCTCGGCAGCTACTTCTTGCTGTGGGTACTGCTGCCGTCGGCGGTGGGCGTCGGCGTCCGGCTGGTGCTCGGTCCGCAGCGGACCGCTCGGCTGCGGCCCTGGATCCGGCTCGCCGGCAGCGGGCTGCTGCTGCTGTTGATCTACGCGTTCGCGTCGGCGTCGCTGCAGATTGTCGAGGCCCGCAGCGCCGGCGAGCGGCTGGCGACCGCGATCATGCTGGCCGGGGTGCTGTGCGTAGCGGCCTTCTCGACCGGGTGGCTGATCGCGAAGTTGGCCAAGGCGTCCAGGCCCACCACCGCGGCCCTGGTGTACGGAGTCGGGATGCACAACAACGGGGTCGCGCTCTTGCTGGCGGACACCGTGCTGCCGCAGGAGTCGACCGTGTTCCTGCCGATCATCTGCTACGCGCTGGTGCAGCACGTGCTGGCCGGCGTGGTCGACGCGTTGTTCAATCGCGGGAACGCGACCAACAGCGACGAGGCGGTCTCGGCTACAGGCGTTCCTGAACAATGA